A region from the Alnus glutinosa chromosome 5, dhAlnGlut1.1, whole genome shotgun sequence genome encodes:
- the LOC133869826 gene encoding lectin-like has product MNEERSNNNSLKYGVDQNPNSNCFFLHSKNLSITWGEDNRYWRWSKIEETSDKVVDVAELLEVCWLEVRGELETRKLSPGTRYEVAFVIMMKEAATGWEAPVNVRLILPDGNKQEGKENLMKKPRGEWIEIPVGEFVASPEKSEEMKFSIYEHGGHWKRGLVVKGIAIRPKY; this is encoded by the exons ATGAACGAAGAGAGATCCAATAATAATTCTCTG AAGTATGGGGTTGATCAGAACCCCAACAGCAACTGCTTCTTCTTGCATTCAAAAAATCTGTCAATCACTTGGGGTGAAGACAATCGTTATTGGCGCTGGTCGAAGATAGAAGAAACAAG TGATAAAGTCGTCGATGTCGCTGAACTCTTAGAAGTTTGCTGGCTAGAAGTGCGTGGAGAATTGGAGACAAGGAAGCTATCACCAGGAACTAGATATGAAGTGGCATTTGTGATAATGATGAAAGAAGCAGCTACTGGATGGGAAGCTCCAGTGAATGTCAGACTTATTCTTCCAGATGGAAAcaaacaagaaggaaaagaaaatcttaTGAAAAAGCCGAGAGGGGAATGGATAGAGATCCCAGTAGGCGAGTTTGTAGCATCACCAGAAAAGTCCGAAGAgatgaaattttcaatttacgAACATGGCGGGCATTGGAAGAGAGGCCTTGTCGTCAAAGGCATTGCAATTCGCCCCAAGTACTAG